The following is a genomic window from Acidimicrobiia bacterium.
GACTTAGAAGTCGCCCATGCCGCCCATGTCGGGCATGCCGCCGCCGGCACCGGCGCCGGCACCCTTCTCTTCGGGCTTGTCGGCGATGACGGCCTCGGTGGTGAGGAACAGCGCCGCGATCGACGCCGCGTTCTGCAGCGCCGAGCGGGTCACCTTGGCGGCGTCGATGACGCCCGCCTTCACGAGGTCCTCGTACTCACCGGTCGACGCGTTCAGGCCGTGCGCACCCTTGAGGCTGCGGACCTTCTCCACGATGACGCCACCCTCGAGACCCGCGTTCAGCGCAATCTGCTTCAGCGGCTCCTCGAGCGCCCGGGCCACCAAGCGCGCACCCGTCGCCTCGTCACCCGCGAGGGTGCCGGCGAGCTCGAGCACCTTGGCCTGCGCACGGAGCAGCGCCACGCCACCGCCGGGCACGACGCCCTCCTCGACCGCGGCCTTGGTCGTCTGCACCGCGTCCTCGATGCGGTGCTTCTTCTCCTTGAGCTCGACCTCGGTCGCGGCGCCGACCTTGATGATCGCGACACCGCCGGCGAGCTTCGCCAGCCGCTCCTGGAGCTTCTCACGGTCGTAGTCGGAGTCGGTGTTGTCGATCTCGTTGCGGATCTGCTGGATCCGACCGGTGACGTCGGCCTTGGCGCCCGAACCCTCGACGATCGTGGTCTCGTCCTTGGTGACGACGATCTTGCGGGCGCGGCCCAGCAGGTCGAGCGTCGTGCCCTCGAGCTTGAGGCCGACCTCTTCGCTGATGACCTGGCCACCGGTGAGGATCGCCATGTCCTGCAGCATCGCCTTGCGGCGGTCGCCGAAGCCCGGCGCCTTGATGGCCACCGACTTGAACGTGCCGCGGATCTTGTTGACCACCAGCGTGGCGAGGGCCTCGCCCTCGAC
Proteins encoded in this region:
- the groEL gene encoding chaperonin GroEL, which gives rise to ISPYFVTDPERMEAVLDDAYVLLVSSKISAVKDLLPVLEKVMQGGRPLAIISEDVEGEALATLVVNKIRGTFKSVAIKAPGFGDRRKAMLQDMAILTGGQVISEEVGLKLEGTTLDLLGRARKIVVTKDETTIVEGSGAKADVTGRIQQIRNEIDNTDSDYDREKLQERLAKLAGGVAIIKVGAATEVELKEKKHRIEDAVQTTKAAVEEGVVPGGGVALLRAQAKVLELAGTLAGDEATGARLVARALEEPLKQIALNAGLEGGVIVEKVRSLKGAHGLNASTGEYEDLVKAGVIDAAKVTRSALQNAASIAALFLTTEAVIADKPEEKGAGAGAGGGMPDMGGMGDF